A region from the Streptomyces tsukubensis genome encodes:
- a CDS encoding alpha/beta hydrolase: protein MPVLPGAEPYRHEGGEIGVLLCHGFTGSPQSLRPWAEYLAERGLTVSLPLLPGHGTRWQDMQLTGWQDWYAEVDRELRELTARCTTVFVFGLSMGGALTLRLAARHGDAIRGIVLVNPLNRMHGLRPALLPVLRHLVPATPGIASDIAKPGVLEVGYDKVPLRAAYSLRRFTGLVDGELPQVTQPLLLLHSRVDHVVDPADSARILSRVSSTDVTEVVLEQSYHVATLDHDAEQIFDRSYAFIGRLASQEQTEGSSTGG from the coding sequence GTGCCGGTCCTCCCCGGAGCCGAGCCGTACCGCCACGAGGGCGGTGAGATCGGCGTCCTGCTGTGTCACGGTTTCACCGGTTCCCCGCAGTCCCTGCGTCCCTGGGCCGAGTATCTGGCGGAGCGCGGGCTCACCGTCTCCCTGCCGCTGCTGCCCGGACACGGGACCCGCTGGCAGGACATGCAGCTCACGGGCTGGCAGGACTGGTACGCGGAGGTGGACCGCGAGCTGCGGGAGCTGACCGCCCGCTGCACCACGGTCTTCGTCTTCGGGCTCTCCATGGGCGGGGCGCTGACCCTGCGGCTGGCGGCCCGGCACGGCGATGCGATCCGCGGCATCGTGCTGGTCAATCCGCTCAACCGGATGCACGGGCTCCGGCCGGCGCTGCTGCCGGTACTGCGGCATCTCGTCCCGGCGACCCCGGGCATCGCCAGCGATATCGCGAAGCCGGGGGTGCTGGAAGTGGGGTACGACAAGGTGCCGCTGCGCGCCGCGTACTCCCTGCGTCGCTTCACCGGGCTGGTCGACGGCGAGCTGCCGCAGGTCACCCAGCCGCTGCTGCTGCTCCACAGCCGGGTGGACCATGTGGTCGACCCGGCGGACTCGGCCCGGATCCTCAGCCGGGTCTCGTCCACGGACGTCACCGAGGTGGTGCTGGAACAGAGCTACCACGTCGCGACGTTGGACCATGATGCGGAGCAGATTTTCGACAGGAGTTACGCGTTCATCGGCCGGCTCGCTTCGCAGGAGCAGACGGAGGGGAGCTCGACGGGTGGCTGA